Genomic window (Polaribacter batillariae):
GTTTTTGCAGCCAAATAATTTCCTAAAGCATTTACCAAATACCATATTCCAAACATCATTCCTATTTTTTTTGCGGGAACTAATTTAGAAACATAAGAAAGACCAACTGGAGAGACACATAGCTCTCCCATTGTGTGAAATAAATATGCCAAAACTAACCATATTAAACTAACAGAAGCAGTTTTTGCACCTTGAGGAATAGAACTAGCACCATAAGCTAATGCGCCAAAACCTATTCCTAACAAAATCATACCTATACCAAACTTTACAGCAGCAGAAGGGTTGAACTTACTTTCCCACCACTTAGAAAATAAAGGAGCTAGAAAAATTATAAATAACGAATTCAAAATTAAAAACCAAGAAGCTTCAATTTCTGCATTTTGTTGTGGAATTATTACACTTAATTTCCAGATAACAATTGCCCAAATACTTAAAAAACTTATTCCTAGAACAGTATTAGAGAGTGTGATTTTTTTTAGAGTTTGTGAAAATAGTTTAAATAAAACCCAAGAAATTATAAGTAATGGCACTGTTGACACTAAAATGTCTACAATTTTAAATACCAGTGCAGCGTTGCCAGTTAATGCCCTTTGTGTATAATCTCTGGCAAAGATATTCATAGATCCACTAGCTTGCTCAAAAGCCCACCAGAAGAATACTGTAAAGAATGCTAGAATTCCTACAACAATGTATCTATGAGTTTGAATATTATCAGGTACTTTATCTGCTGTAATTTCGATTTTAGCAACAGCATCTGATAAATTTACTTTTTTGCTTGGTAAAATTCCTATATTCTCGAAAATTTCTCTACCAAACCAAAACTGTAGCGTTCCTAAAAACATAAAAACACCAGCTAAACCAAATCCCCAAGAATAACTTAAATTATTGGCTAAGAACCCACATAACAAGACTCCTAGAAATCCGCCAGCATTTACTCCCATATAAAAAATAGTAAAAGCGCCATCTTTACGTTCAGGGTATTTGTCGTACAAACCGCTAACGATAGAGGTTACATTTGGTTTAAATAATCCATTACCAATAATTAAAAGACCAATACCAATGTATAAAGTAATTTCTGTTTCCATAGACATTGCTGCATGCCCTAAAGTCATAACAAAAGCACCTAGTGCAACTGCTTTTTGGTAGCCTAAAAGTTTATCTGCAATAATACCACCAATTAAAGGGGTTAAATATACAGAGCTAGTATAAATTCCTAACAGCCCCAAAGCTCTTTCTCTGGTCCATTCCCAGCCACCATCAGAGAAAGAAGCAGTTAAAAATAACACGAAAATAGCACGCATTCCATAATAAGAAAAACGTTCCCACATTTCTGTAAAAAATAGGACAAATAGTGCAGGTTTATGCCCTAATAAACTAAACTCTTTATGTTCAATTTTTGTATTCATTTTTTAAAATTTTATGTAAGAAAAAACTCATAAAATTAAATTTATGAGTTTTTAAAATATTTTAATTAATGAACTTTACCCATTAATTTTTTCATTAAAGGAGAGAATACAATTACAATTAATCCTGCTCCTAAAGCATATTTTGCGATTAGTAAAAATCCGTCTGTGTAAATATCTAATGTGTCTAAACCACCAACATTTGCATCTGTACTTTCGACAGCTAGTTGCTTAGATATAAAGCCTACAATTTGAAATGCGTATGCAGACGATAAAAACCAAATCCCCATCATAAAAGCAACAATATTTTTCGGAGATAAATCTGTAATTTTAGACAAGCCAACAGGAGACATAAATAATTCTCCAATAGAAATGATTAAATACATCGCAATTAAATATGCAAAAGGCACCATGCCTTCTGCATTTGCGCTTCCTTTACTTATAGATAGTATATAAAAACTTAAACCTGCTAAAATTAAACCAAAACCGAATTTATAAGGTGTTCTTGGGTTCATATTCTTTTTAGTTAAATATGCCCAAAGCATAGAAATTGGAATTGCTAAAATAATAATAAACATAGAGTTTAATGAATTAGTTTGGCTCGCATTCATAAACGTTAAATCTACATTTCTCGATGCAAATAAAGTAATTACACTTCCAGATAATTCATGGAAACCCCAGAAAAGAGTCATAAAAAAAGTAATTAAAATTGCCATAATTAATTTTTTACGTTCTTCTAAAGTAACTTTAATTAAAATATTAACTAGATACACACCTATAGCAATACCTATCGCTAAAAATATAATACCCACTAAGTTTTTTTCTCCAATTAAAAAGGTGTCTTCTGAAGTTATAGATTTATATGAAGATAAGACAAAAGCAATTACAGGTACACATAATACTGCTATTATAGGAATAAGAGTTTTTTGTGGAATACCTATTATTGCTTTTTCATAAACTTCTTTGCTAGGTGGCATACCTTTGTCTCCAAAAACATGCTTTTTAATTCCACTCCAAAAGAAAATCAAACCAGCCATCATTCCTATTCCTGCCAAACCAAAACCATAATGCCAACCATATTCTGCAGCTAACCAACCACATAAAAGTGGTGCTATCCACCCACCAATATTAATTCCCATATAAAAAATGGTAAAACCAGAGTCTTTTCTAATATCACCTTCTTTATATAAAGCACCAACAAAAGTTGATATATTTGGTTTGAAGAAACCATTACCAACAATAATAAATGCCAAGGCTAAAAAGAAAGCAATGTCGTTTTCGATTGCTAGTACAAAATGACCAATTGCCATTAAAATTCCTCCTAAAAAGATGGAACTACGCATTCCTAATATTTTATCAGAAATTTGCCCGCCAATTACTGTAGAGGCATAAACCAAAGAACCATAAGAAGCATACACAGCTGCTGTTGCTGCATCTCGTTCTACAATTGCTTTAAATATTTCTTGCACCATATAAAGCGTTAACAACGCTCTCATTCCATAGAAACTAAAACGTTCCCATAATTCTGCAAAAAACAAGTAAAATAACCCTTTTGGGTGCCCAAACATTTGTGGTTCTTCTATGGTTGTACTAACTCCTTTGTCTAACATAATTATTATTTATTTCGGTTTGTTATTTTGTTTTATTCAGCAAATTTTCTTCTAAAAAGTTTGTCATTTTTGTATATAAATTCAAACGCATGTTTTTTCCTTTATAAATACCATGTGTTCTATCTGGTACAATAAATTGGTCGAATTGTTTATTGGCTTCAATTAAAGCATTTGTCATTCTATAAGAGTTTTGCACATGCACATTATCATCCCCAGTTCCATGCACTAACAAATAGTTACCTTGTAATTTATCGGCATAATTAATTGGAGAATTCTCATCGTAACCAGCCGGATTTTCTTGTGGAGTTCTTAAAAAACGCTCTGTATAAACAGTGTCGTAAAAACGCCAAGAAGTAACAGGAGCAACAGCAATTGCAGTAGTAAAAATATCGTTTCCTTTTAATAACGAATTGGTACTCATATGACCGCCAAAAGACCAACCCCAAATTCCAATATTATTTTTATCGATATAAGAACGTTCTGCTAATTTTTTTGCGGCGGCAATTTGGTCTTCGGTTTCGTATTTTACCAAATTTAAATAAGTAGATTTTTTAAAATCACTTCCTTTAAAACCAGTTCCACGTCCATCTACACAAGCCACAATCATTCCTTTTTGGGCTAGCATATTGTGCCAATAATCGTTGCTAGCATTCCAACGATTTGCCACTTGTTGCGAACCAGGACCAGAATATTGATACATTAATAATGGATATTTTTTATTTTCATCAAAATCTACAGGTTTTATCATCCACATGTTTAACTCATTTCCGTTGATTGTAATAGTAGAAAATTCTTTCGGACTCATTTTATAATCCGATAATTTCTTTTGGAGTTTATAATTCTCTTTTATAACCTTTAGCATTTCTCCTTCAGCAGTATATAAAGAATAAATTGGAGGTGTTTTTGCTGATGAGTACGTGTTTATAAAATAGTGTAAGTTGGTGCTAAAAGCAGCGCGATTTGTGCCTTCTTTTTTGCTTAAAAGTTTTTTGTTATTTCCATCTAAATCAATAGAATATATGCCTCTGTTTGTAGAGCCATTTTCTACAGATTGATAATAAATCGTTTTTTTATCTTTGTTAAAACCATAGTAATTGGTTACTTCCCATTTTCCTTTTGTGATTTGGTTGATTAACTTTCCAGAGAAATCGTAATGATAAATATGATTGAAACCACTTTTTTCGCTTGTCCAAATAAAACTATTGTCGGCTAAAAAAGTTAAATTATCATCTATATTAACGTACGCTTTATCCGTTTCATTTAAAAGCAAAGTGGCATTTCCTTTTAAGGCATTTACCTTATATAGCTTTAAATCGTTTTGATGGCGATTTAAAGTCGTAGCAACTAAAATATTTGCATCATTAGACCATTTAATTCTTGGAATATACTCATAATCTCCCAAACCAATTTTCTTTGTTTTTTTAGAAGAAAGTGTAAACATGTGTAGGGTTACCTCTGAATTTTTCTCTCCTGCTTTTGGATATTTAAAAACTTGCTGCGTTGGGTAATTTCCTGTGCCTACAATATCCATAGAAAAAGTAGGTACATTGGTTTCATCAAAACGTAAAAAAGCCAAATTTCTACTATCTTTACTCCACTCAAAAGCTCTTACAAAACCAAACTCTTCTTCGTAAACCCAATCTGTAATTCCATTAATTATACAATTCTTTTTGCCATCTTTGGTCACTTGAATTACAGCATTATTTGCGAAATCTTTAATAAAAATATTATTGTTTTTAGCGTAGGCAACTTTTTTGTTATCAGGAGAAAAAATAGGCTCTTGAATGCCTTTACCAATTAAACTTAATTTTTTTGAAGCAATATCATAGGCATAAAAAGTACCTTTAAAAGAGCGTCTAAATTTCTTTTCGAAATCGGTTCCTAAAATCAGCTTGGTTTCATCGTTATTAAAACTGTAAGAAGAAAAATCCTCTAAGTCTTGTAAATTTTTACTATTTACAATCGTTTCTACCTTCTCTAAAGTTTGGTAGCTATATTTATCTACAGTTGTTTCTTTGGTCTCTTTATCGTAATTTAAAAGCGAATAAAAATCGCCATTCATAGAATTTAAAGCATTCATTCTATCTGTAGAAAAAGTGCCATCCCAAATTTCTTCTAAGGATATTTCTTTTGTGCCTACAGCATCGTTTAAAGTGGTTGTTTCTTTCTTTTTACAGCTAGATAAAAGTAAAATAGTAACTAAAATGAATAGTTTTTTCATTACAGACATTAATATTTAATAAAAGTTTGCCAAGTTTACGGAAAAATCGGCAAAATATAGGTTAAAAAATGAGAAAAGTTGAATATTGTACGATGTTTTAGAGGATTCATTTATATTTGTTCAATATAGATTAGAGAAAGATAAATGAGCAAAAAAATATCAGGTTTTTCCAAGTTTACAAAAGCGGAAAAAATTAATTGGCTAGCAGAGAATTATTTACAGGAGAATTCCAATGCGAAATCTATTTTAGCGCAATATTGGAACGAAGAACAGCATTTACAACAACTGCACGACGATTTTATAGAAAATACCATCACAAATTTTTATTTACCATTTGGTGTGGCGCCCAATTTTGTAATTAACAATAAAACCTATGTTTTGCCAATGGTAATCGAAGAAAGTTCTGTAGTGGCTGCAGCTTCGTTAGTAGGAAAATTTTGGAGTACAAGAGGCGGTTTTAAAACGGAGGTAATTTCGACAACCAAAATAGGTCAAATCCATTTTATGTATGCTGGTAAAAAAGCCGATTTAGAAACTTATTTTAATAAAAATAAAACAGAATTATTCGCAGCAACAGCTTCCATTACTAAAAATATGGAAAAACGTGGTGGAGGCATTTTAGATATAGAATTAAAAGATAAAACCGATAAAATTCCTAACTATTATCAGCTTCATGTAACGTTTGAAACCAAAGATTCTATGGGGGCAAACTTTATAAATTCGTGTTTAGAGGCGATGGCAAATGCGTTTAAAAACGAAGAAATTGAAGTGGTTATGAGCATCCTTTCTAACTACGTTCCAGAGTGTTTGGTAAGAGCAGAAGTAAGTTGTAAAATAGAAGATTTGGGTGGAGAAAACCCTCAAAAATTTGCAGAGAAATTTTACCAAGCAGTGCAAATTGCAGAAGTAGAGCCCTATAGAGCAGTTACACACAATAAGGGAATTATGAATGGGGTAGATGCCGTAGTTTTAGCCACTGCAAACGATTTTAGAGCGGTTGAAGCTGGCGTTCATGCATATGCTGCAAGATCTGGAGAATACACAAGTTTGTCTCATTGTTCCATAGAAAACGGAATTTTTAAATTTTGGATAGAACTTCCTTTGGCTTTAGGAACCGTAGGCGGATTAACAGCCTTGCACCCGATGGCAAAACTATCGTTAGAAATGTTACAAAAACCGTCTGCAAGAGAATTAATGCAAATTATGGCTGCTGCTGGTTTGGCTCAGAATTTTGCAGCATTAAGAGCATTAACAACAAAAGGAATACAACATGGGCATATGAAAATGCACTTGCAAAATATCTTAAACCAATTAGGTGCAAATGATGCCGAAAAAGCAGCTATCGAAAAATATTTCGATACCAAAACGATATCTCATAGTGCAGTTGAAACAAAGTTTGCAGCATTAAGAGCCTCAAAAGTACATTGGGTAAATTTTTTAAATTTCGATGAATTAAAACACACACTTTCAGCTTTAAAAGCAGATGCAAAACCTCTTTTTGGAAAAATGAACGGACAACAAATGGTAGAGCATTTGGCTTTTTTAATGAAAGTTTCTAACGGAAAAGTACATGCAGACTTCTTTGTAGAGGATGAAAAATCGGCAAGAAGAAAAGCTTTTTTAGATACAGAAGGCGAATTGCAAGTTGGTTTTAAAGCGCCTATGTTGTCTGAAGAGCCAATTCCAGTAAAGTTTGCAAGTTTTGAAGAGTCGATAAATGATTTAATTTTACAAATTGAAGATTTTACGGAGCATTTTAAAACTGCTAAAATTGAAAATCATCCATTTTTTGGGGAGCTAGATTATGAATATTGGCAGAAATTTCATGTAAAGCATTTTACACATCATTTTAAACAATTTGGGTTGGTATAAGAATGTCTCCTCGAGCGCAGTCGAGAGGTTAATAATATTACGTATTTAAATTAGGTCTCGACTGCGCTCGACCAGACAATTATTTTGAAAAACTATTACTCGAACGGAAAACTTTTACTAACAGGCGAATACCTTGTTTTAGATGGTGCTAAATCGTTGGCTTTACCCACCAAATTTGGGCAAAATTTAATTGTAGAAAGCATCAAAGAACCAGAAATCATTTGGGGAAGTTTTACAAACAAAGGCAAATGTTGGTTTGAAGCAATTTTCGATTTAAAAAAGTTACGATTAACATCTGCAACTTTTAATTCTAATAAAGAAGGTAGTGCAGATACAATTGCAGAAACGTTGTTAGATATTTTAAAGGAAGCCAAAAAAATGAACCCTAATTTCTTAGAAACAGAAAACGGTTTTCTTGTAAAAACGGAACTTACTTTTCCAAGAGATTGGGGTTTAGGAAGCTCATCAACCTTAATAAATTCGATTGCAAATTGGGCAAAAGTAGATGCATTTCAACTATTGTGGAATTCTTTTAAAGGAAGTGGTTACGATATTGCTTGTGCACAAAATAATACGCCCATTTTTTATCAAATTAAAAGAGATTTCTCAACGCAGCCTGTATTGAGCGAAGTCGAAATGCTCGAAATGACACCGAAAGTAGAACAAGTTGAATTTAATCCCAGCTTTAAAGAAAATTTGTTTTTTGTGTATTTGAATCAGAAACAAGATTCTAAAGAAGGGATTGCAAAATTTAGAGAAAGGGGTAATAATTTTAATAAAGAAATAGAAAGAATTTCTACAATTTCTGATGAATTTTTAACTGCAAAAACGATTTCAGAATTTAACAATTTAATTGTTGAACACGAACAAATTATCAGTTCAATCATCAAATTACAACCTGTAAAAGAAAAATTATTTCCAGATTATTTTGGAGAAATTAAAAGTTTGGGAGCTTGGGGTGGCGATTTTGTATTAGCTACAGGAAACTCAACAACACCAGCTTATTTTAAAAATAAAGGGTTTGAAACATTTTTTTCGTATTCAGAAATGATTTTATAAAAGATTTTTTAGGTCTCGACTGCGTTCGACCTGACAATTAACTTACTAAATGTTTCCTCGAGCGCAGTCGAGAGGTTTTATGCAGAAAATGAATAAAATAATAATTATTGGAGGTGGAGCCGCAGGATATTTTACAGCGATAAACGCGAAAGAAAATAACCCTAATTTAGACATTACAATTCTAGAAAAAGGAAAAAATGTTTTACAGAAAGTTAAAATTTCTGGAGGTGGAAGGTGTAATGTTACTCATGCTTGTTTTGAACCCAAAGAATTGGTAAAATTTTACCCACGAGGAGAAAAAGAACTGTTAGGTCCTTTTCATCAATTTATGACGGGAGATACTTTTGAATGGTTTGATAGTAGAGGAGTTCCATTAAAAATAGAAGGCGATAATCGTGTTTTTCCAGAAGCAAATACAAGTAAAGCAATTATAGATTGTTTTCAAAAAGCTGTTGATAAGTTAGGTATTAAAGTGTTCACAAACCATGGTGTAAATTCTATTTATCCACAAGATAATCAATGGGTTATTAACACAAAAGAACAAGTGTTTAAAGCCGATAAAGTGGTTGTTGCTGCAGGAAGTTCTAAAAAAATGTGGCAATTATGCGAAAACTTAGAGCATTCTATTATTGAGCCTGTTCCGTCTTTGTTTACCTTTAATATCAACGATAAAAGAATTGTAGATTTATTAGGTATTTCTGTTCCAAATGCAACTGTAAATATCGTAGGCACAAAATTAGAAGCTTCAGGACCTTTGTTAATTACACATTGGGGCATGAGTGGACCAGCCGTTTTAAAACTCTCTGCTTTTGGCGCAAGAATTTTGGCGGATAAAAAGTACCAATATAATATTGAAGTAAATTGGCTTTCAAGACCTACTGATAAAATTTTAAATATTTTATTGAATTTGAAAAAGAAAGAACCTCGAAAAACAGTAATATTAAAATCGCCTTTTGCGGAAATTTCTAAAAGATTGTGGGAACGTTTTGTAAAGTTTTCAGATATTGATGCAAACCAGAATTGGGCAGATTTAAATTCTCGTCAATTAGAAAATTTGGCAAATCAATTAACAAAGGGAGTGTACAATGCGAATGGTAGAACTACGTTTAAAGATGAATTTGTAACTGCTGGCGGAATCGATTTAAAAGAAATTAATTTTAAGCGTTTTGAAAGTAAAAAACACAAAAACCTATTTTTCGTAGGCGAAGTTTTAAATATTGATGCTGTTACTGGTGGTTTCAACTTCCAAAATGCATGGACAGGTGGTTTTATCTGTGCAAAAGCTTTGGCTGAAAATTAAAAAATAATATTGTCTTTTCGAATGAAATGAAACGGAATTGAGAAATCTAAAAATTATTTTTTTTTATATTAGATTTCTCTATAAAGTCGAAATGACATGCAATAATAAAGTTGAAAATAAAAAACTAAAACCCATTTTTATGGCACTAACAGAATCCAATAATTTTCCAATAGGAACAAAAGCACCCGATTTTACTTTACGAAATACAGTAAACAATAAAATGGTTTCTTTAACCGAGGCAAAAGGCGAAAAAGGAACCGTAATTATGTTTATTTGCAATCATTGTCCGTTTGTAATTCACTTAAATAATGAGTTGGTAAGAATGGCGAATGAATATCAAAAAAAAGGTATTGGTTTTATCGCAATAAGCTCTAATGAGATAGAAAATTACCCACAAGATGCGCCAAAATACATGAAGCAAGTTGCCCAAAAGTTAAACTATCCTTTTCCGTATTTGTTTGATGAAACTCAAGAAGTAGCAAAAAATTACGATGCTGCTTGTACACCCGATTTTTATGTGTTTGATGAAAACCTACAATCTGTTTATCATGGACAATTAGACAATTCCAGGCCCAATAATGGAGTGCCATTAACAGGAAAAGATATAAGAAATGCTTTAGATAATTTATTGCAAAATAAACCTGTTTTAGAAAACCAAAAACCAAGCGTTGGTTGCGGTATTAAGTGGAAATGATGTATATGGAAAGTTGCAGGTTTGCGTGTGAGAATTTTTCGAAGGAAAGTAAAATATAAGACTTTTTCTTGTTTGAAGTTACTTACGATTTCATTATAAAAAAGAAACCGTAAGAAGGTTATTTTTTGTTTTCCTATTTTATAATCGAGCCTTAAAAAAGGAAAAACACCTTTTTAAGGCTCGACGAATTAGGTATTTTGTCTCTAACACTACAAGTACCTTTATTGTAGAAAACCACCATTATTTTGTATGGTGTTGGCAAATGTTTTTATTAAAAACTGTATCCTAAAGTAAATCCTAAATGGGGAAGGAACCCAATATCGCCCAAGAATTCGATATCAGAATTATCGCTATCGATGTTTAAAGTTCCTCCTCCGAATATAATTCCTATTGTTAGCTGAGAATCTAAAACCCATTGATATCCAGTAGCAAGACCAAAGGAAGAAATGTTCGTTTTTACATCATTATCGTTTTTAGTATTTATACTGTTATAATATGGTCCTATGTGCCATCCTTCCATTAAATCTTTATTTGAAGAAAAATAATACCTTCCTTCGAAATAATAACCCAAACCATCTGATTTCGAATCGACATTATTTACAGTAGTTTTGATATTAGAATAACCTAATTGTCCAATTACAGAAAAATGGTCAGAAAGAGAACGTTCGTATTGGACACCTAAATTTCCGAGAATAGCACCAGCCTTTACAATATTCTCTTGAGCTTTTAAGTTACTGAAAGCTAGTAATACTGCACATAATAAAATTGTTTTTTTAATCATTTTTTGGGTTTTTAAATTAATAATATTGTTTTTTTTGATATTTGTTAACGTTTTTGCCTATGGTTTTGTTGTGTGTTTCAATAATTAAATTTGCAAATACAAACCGAATAGAAAATTTAAAAGGATTTTTGTGAGCAGGCTCGAAAAAGTATTTAATTTTTTCGTTGTTATAAATAGTTTTACTTAAATATATAATTACCGAATATATCCGTTTCAATTCCGTTAATAATGTAAACTGCAAAATGATTATAAGTTATATTTAATTCGTTCTCTTTAACAGAATTTAATACATATTCAGTACTTCTGTTGGGTTCATTCGGGTGCTCTAAATTTAAAATTTCTTGATTTTTTTTCCAATTAAAAACACTTTTTGTTCCATCAGGGTATTCCATATAACCTGTCATATCATCGTTGAATTTAATGAACCAATTTTTTGCTAAATTATTAACATGTTGTTCAACTTCTTTGTCTGTAAAGTTGAAATTAGTTGATGGCGAACTTGTAAAATCAAAATAATTAAAACTCCATTTTTTTTGGGTCAATAGTTCTATTTCAGTTTTTGTTTTTTCGATTTGATTATCATCGGTACACATAGTAATTGTTATGCAGAAAAAGCATAATAGTAAAAGTCTAATTTTTTTCATCATAGGTTTTGTTTAAATTTTGCTGAGTAGATTTTTAGAAGCAGTCGAGAACTGGCATCGTTGCGCAATTTTTTTTATTCGTTTTCTGGTATTGATAAAGCCCAAATTCTCTTTAACGGAATTTCTGCTTTAATTTCTTCATCTAATTTGTCGTAATTTCTTAAAAATTCATCTATTATTTCTTTTTGACTCCAAAGTCGAACCTTAAAAAATTGATTTGGTCTTTCTTTTTCAACTGAACTTTTAAATCCGCTCCAAGAGACTAATAATCCTTGGTCGGCTCCAAAATTATGAATTGCTCCAATTAATTGGTCTAAGGTTGGTCGATCAATTGGAGAATCACTTGATTTAACTTGAACGCATAATCTTGGTTGTCCGAAACCCATTGGTTGAGGAGCTGCCAAAATATCAATTCCTTTATCTGCTCCTTCTGGTGAATGATATGTTGTATAACCTTTTGCTTGTAAAATAGATTGGATTAAGAACTCCATTCTGTGACCTTTAAACTTACGAATGATAAGTTTTGCTATTTGGTCGTTGGCAAATTCTTCAAGGTCAATTTGCGAAGAATCTATTGCTGTATCATCCTCCATCATTTCATTTTGATGAGTTAATATGTCAGAATGTTTAGAACTCCAATTATTTTTAGACATAAATTTAATACGCTCTTCAGCATTATTTCGCTTTATTTGGCAGACAGTCATAAATGCTCCAAATGAATAGAGTAAATCTTGGTCGAATTTTGAACGAGGAATGTCTTTAGCAAACCAATTAACTTTCCTTGAGTGAAAAAAGGGGTTGTTGGCATTTGGGTGATATTCATATTCTCCAAAAATTTTTCCGATGTGAATAGCAGATTTAAGTTTGCTTGGCAGTATTATCCAATCTCCTTTTTTTATTCTGTGAGCAATCGGATATATCTGACCAAGTCAATTTCTGACAGTATTTCGTTTAGCGTCAGAGTAGAGATTCAGTAAATAGTCGAGTAATTCTTGTCTATCAGATAGTTTTGATAAATCTATATTGAGCTCATCCCACGTCAAGTAAATTTTTTCATCATTCAAAAACTTATTTTCATATTCTCCTGATTTTCCTGCTCTGAAAAGCCAAATTGCCATATTTTATGTTTTTTATTGGTCGTTTTAACGACTTATACATTAACAAATTTAGTTGAAAATAATTAAATACAAACTAAATTATTCTGCTAAAACTCTCTTTTATACTTTGTAACTTTGTAATTCTGAAACTACAAAAAATGAACATAGAAAACGCACAAAAACAGGTAGATGATTGGATTAAAAATCACGGAGTTCGTTATTTTAACGAATTAACCAACATGGCACAATTAACGGAAGAAGTTGGTGAAGTGGCAAGAATTATTGCAAGACGTTATGGAGAACAAAGTGAAAAAGAATCGGATAAAAATAAAGATTTAGGCGAAGAATTGGCAGATGTTTTATTCGTTGTTTTATGTTTGGCAAATCAAACAGGAATCGATTTGCAAGATGCTTTTGAGAAGAAGTTAAACATTAAAACAAAACGTGATCACAATCGCCATCACAACAACCAAAAATTAAAATAAAATGACTTTTTTAGAAAAAATAAAACAGCCCCTTTTTTGGACGAATTTTGCCAAAGTTGCCATTCCTTTTTTTATTTTAGTAACCTTAATTTCACTATTTATGAATAGCTGGCGAGATATTTTTGCGGGTAATTTTACAAAAGTAAACGAAGTGAATTTTGCCAATGGAAAGTGGAAAACTTTTTGGGGGTTAAAATTGGTAATTAGTACTTTTTATGGTATTTGGGTAACGAATAAGAAAATGAAATAGGTTTTTGTTATTCCTGCGTAGGCAGGAATCTAAAAATAGTCTTTCAAAACATTCAAAAACCTTT
Coding sequences:
- a CDS encoding S9 family peptidase; translation: MKKLFILVTILLLSSCKKKETTTLNDAVGTKEISLEEIWDGTFSTDRMNALNSMNGDFYSLLNYDKETKETTVDKYSYQTLEKVETIVNSKNLQDLEDFSSYSFNNDETKLILGTDFEKKFRRSFKGTFYAYDIASKKLSLIGKGIQEPIFSPDNKKVAYAKNNNIFIKDFANNAVIQVTKDGKKNCIINGITDWVYEEEFGFVRAFEWSKDSRNLAFLRFDETNVPTFSMDIVGTGNYPTQQVFKYPKAGEKNSEVTLHMFTLSSKKTKKIGLGDYEYIPRIKWSNDANILVATTLNRHQNDLKLYKVNALKGNATLLLNETDKAYVNIDDNLTFLADNSFIWTSEKSGFNHIYHYDFSGKLINQITKGKWEVTNYYGFNKDKKTIYYQSVENGSTNRGIYSIDLDGNNKKLLSKKEGTNRAAFSTNLHYFINTYSSAKTPPIYSLYTAEGEMLKVIKENYKLQKKLSDYKMSPKEFSTITINGNELNMWMIKPVDFDENKKYPLLMYQYSGPGSQQVANRWNASNDYWHNMLAQKGMIVACVDGRGTGFKGSDFKKSTYLNLVKYETEDQIAAAKKLAERSYIDKNNIGIWGWSFGGHMSTNSLLKGNDIFTTAIAVAPVTSWRFYDTVYTERFLRTPQENPAGYDENSPINYADKLQGNYLLVHGTGDDNVHVQNSYRMTNALIEANKQFDQFIVPDRTHGIYKGKNMRLNLYTKMTNFLEENLLNKTK
- a CDS encoding hydroxymethylglutaryl-CoA reductase, degradative, with amino-acid sequence MSKKISGFSKFTKAEKINWLAENYLQENSNAKSILAQYWNEEQHLQQLHDDFIENTITNFYLPFGVAPNFVINNKTYVLPMVIEESSVVAAASLVGKFWSTRGGFKTEVISTTKIGQIHFMYAGKKADLETYFNKNKTELFAATASITKNMEKRGGGILDIELKDKTDKIPNYYQLHVTFETKDSMGANFINSCLEAMANAFKNEEIEVVMSILSNYVPECLVRAEVSCKIEDLGGENPQKFAEKFYQAVQIAEVEPYRAVTHNKGIMNGVDAVVLATANDFRAVEAGVHAYAARSGEYTSLSHCSIENGIFKFWIELPLALGTVGGLTALHPMAKLSLEMLQKPSARELMQIMAAAGLAQNFAALRALTTKGIQHGHMKMHLQNILNQLGANDAEKAAIEKYFDTKTISHSAVETKFAALRASKVHWVNFLNFDELKHTLSALKADAKPLFGKMNGQQMVEHLAFLMKVSNGKVHADFFVEDEKSARRKAFLDTEGELQVGFKAPMLSEEPIPVKFASFEESINDLILQIEDFTEHFKTAKIENHPFFGELDYEYWQKFHVKHFTHHFKQFGLV
- a CDS encoding peptide MFS transporter, with protein sequence MNTKIEHKEFSLLGHKPALFVLFFTEMWERFSYYGMRAIFVLFLTASFSDGGWEWTRERALGLLGIYTSSVYLTPLIGGIIADKLLGYQKAVALGAFVMTLGHAAMSMETEITLYIGIGLLIIGNGLFKPNVTSIVSGLYDKYPERKDGAFTIFYMGVNAGGFLGVLLCGFLANNLSYSWGFGLAGVFMFLGTLQFWFGREIFENIGILPSKKVNLSDAVAKIEITADKVPDNIQTHRYIVVGILAFFTVFFWWAFEQASGSMNIFARDYTQRALTGNAALVFKIVDILVSTVPLLIISWVLFKLFSQTLKKITLSNTVLGISFLSIWAIVIWKLSVIIPQQNAEIEASWFLILNSLFIIFLAPLFSKWWESKFNPSAAVKFGIGMILLGIGFGALAYGASSIPQGAKTASVSLIWLVLAYLFHTMGELCVSPVGLSYVSKLVPAKKIGMMFGIWYLVNALGNYLAAKTGSYIDPIVEEHSMSYFFLIFTIIPASVGLIFLLINPIIKKLMHGIR
- a CDS encoding peptide MFS transporter; the encoded protein is MLDKGVSTTIEEPQMFGHPKGLFYLFFAELWERFSFYGMRALLTLYMVQEIFKAIVERDAATAAVYASYGSLVYASTVIGGQISDKILGMRSSIFLGGILMAIGHFVLAIENDIAFFLALAFIIVGNGFFKPNISTFVGALYKEGDIRKDSGFTIFYMGINIGGWIAPLLCGWLAAEYGWHYGFGLAGIGMMAGLIFFWSGIKKHVFGDKGMPPSKEVYEKAIIGIPQKTLIPIIAVLCVPVIAFVLSSYKSITSEDTFLIGEKNLVGIIFLAIGIAIGVYLVNILIKVTLEERKKLIMAILITFFMTLFWGFHELSGSVITLFASRNVDLTFMNASQTNSLNSMFIIILAIPISMLWAYLTKKNMNPRTPYKFGFGLILAGLSFYILSISKGSANAEGMVPFAYLIAMYLIISIGELFMSPVGLSKITDLSPKNIVAFMMGIWFLSSAYAFQIVGFISKQLAVESTDANVGGLDTLDIYTDGFLLIAKYALGAGLIVIVFSPLMKKLMGKVH